CCGGTCATGGGGTTGCCGCAGCTCCCGCTGCTTCCTGAATCCGTGCATCAATCTCTTCCATATTAAACGGCTCCTTCACCTTGACTCCATTCACGAACAATGAAGGTGTATTCGTTACCCCGGAATCCGTTCCTAACTGAATATCCCGGTCGAGCTCCTTCTCATAGGTGCGTTCGTCAATATCCTTGCGGAGGACATCGTAATCTACCGGCAGCTCCAGCTGCTTGGCAAGACTCACCATGTAGTCAGGAGTGGCCCATTCCTTATCCTCGGCACCCTGATTCGCGTAGATGGCATCGAAGTATTTCCAGAAGGCCTCCTGGTTCTGGTGATAGACCGACAGCGCAGCGAGTGAGGCGGTACGGGAGTCAGGGCCGATAAAGGCCAGATTCACGAAGTAAAAGGACGCCTTATTCTGCTCCACATACTGCTGAACGATCTGCGGCTTAATCACTCCAGTGAACTGGGCACATGCCGGACACTTATAATCGCCGAACTCCACGATCTTCACCGGAGCATCCTCCTTGCCGAGCCGCATCATCTCGCTGTAATTAAACGAAATCGGAGCAGCATTGGAATCTGAGTCCGTGTCTTTGGAGGCGAGCAGATATAATCCGACAAAAATAATGATGACAATAGCTATCGTGCTCACGATCACAATTCTCGTCTTCTGCTTCTGCTGCTCCAGCTCTGCCCTGCGCTTGTCCTGCTTGCTCATTTGGGGAACCGTGACTTTATTCTTTTTCGTTTTGCTCAAAGAGAGTTCCTTTCCGTCCTCTGGACTAAGGTGATTAAAGTTCAGTTACTTTTCATTAGTATATAATTAAACCTCTGCTGTTGGCAAACCCATTATCCGGCTTCTGTGGCCCCGGACGAGGAGGCTCCGTCATCCCCTCTGTGGCTTCCAAAGAACACTTCTGGGGAATGCTCCAGCGACTGCAGTACAATCCGGACGATGAACCGGGTGCCGCCGCCTTCTGCCGGCTCCGCCCAGATCTCACCCTGCATCAGATCGACCAGCTTCTTGCAAATTGCCAGCCCCAGGCCTGTGCCGGGGTATTTGCGGTTGTGCGAGCCGTCCACCTGAGTGAACGATTGAAAGAGCAGCTTCAGCTTATCCGGCGCAATGCCGATCCCGGTATCACGCACCGTGAACTGGAGCGCCTGCGCACTCCCGCGGATGCCGTAGGATTCCGCTTTGACCGTAACAGAGCCGGAGGGAGTGAATTTCACGGCATTGCCGACCAGATTAATCAGAATCTGGCGGATTCTTGCCTTGTCTCCGGCATAATGGTCAGGCAGCCCCTCTTCAATCTCCAGATGAAGCGATACCGGCTTGTCTTTGGTACTGACCACGAACAGATCTACACATTCCTGCAGCAGTACCTTCAGCTGGAAGGGCTCCTTCGCAAGCGTCAGCCCCTCCGCCTCCAGGCGGGAGATATCCAGAATGTCGCTCATCACATGCAGCAGCGCATGGCTGCTTGTACTCTGCAGCTGCAGCAGCTCCAGCAGCCCCGGGTCCGTCAGCTCATCGGACAGCAGCTGGTTGATGCCGATAATTCCGTTCAGCGGGGTACGGATTTCGTGGCTCATGGTGGCCAGAAACTCGCTTTTCATCGTAACCGCACTCTCTGCGGCATCCCGGGCCTGAATCAGCTCCTGCTGATACTTCATCAGGGCGGTGATATCCTCGGCTACGATATAGACCAGCTGATCGGCATGATGCTGCAAGGGAAAGACGGTCACGCTGCAGACCATCTGCTCGCCGCCCTTGGTACGGATCTTCAGCTCCAGCTTGGACGACTGGCCGCGCGATGCACGAAGCACAGCCTCCCTGACTGCGTTCTCGTCCCGGTCACTGTATAAGATGTGTTTATAATCCCCCAGTTCCTCTCTTCCATACCCTGTCAAGCTGCGCAAGGAAGGATTGGCACTGATGATCTTCTTGCGGGCCGGGTCGATACACATCACCATATCCGGGCTATGCTCGAACAAGGCGGTATACCGCTGCTCATGAAATGCTGCCGACTGGATGATCCGCTGGCGGTCTCTATATAGAAGTCCGAGGACCACCGACACAATGAACAGAAAGGCTCCTCCCAGGATCAAGCCTAATACTGAATCCTTCAGCAGCGGAGTCTGCCCGGTGTAGAGAAGCGATTCATCAGCCTTGAAGACGAACCCGGCCATGGCTACATAATGGATGCCGGCGAACGAACCGGTCAGCGTGAACACCAGCAGCAGCTTTTTGACACTGAACATGTTATAGGAATTCTCCAGCCATTTAGGATCATAAGACGCAGTAACGACCGGAATAATCAGGGCGAACAGCACCGCCAGAATGAGCGAGAACGCTCCCTGCTCATAGCTGGCAGCCATCCGCATCGACCAGATGCCGCTGAAATGCATGATCAGAATGCCGCTGCTGAACAGAAGACCGCCCAGCCCCAGATAAGTCCGGCTGCGGGTCCGGGGATTATTAAGCATCACCAGCAGCATATAAGAAGCGGCCACAGGAATAATCAGGGAGAACGCCAGCAGGAGCAGATCATAAGACACTGCAACGTCCATATGCATGGCGCGCATTCCGAGAAAATGCATACTCCACAAGCCTGTGCCGAGCACTGCGGATATCAGTAGAATATAACGGGACCCCCGCCGGCCGCGGAGCATCCGTTCTGTCAGGTCCAGAGCGGTGAAGCAGGTCAAGAATGCAACGACCACGGAACAAAGGACAAGCAGATCATTGTACGTATTCAGTGTATGCTCCAAGCGCTCCCGCCCCTTTCCGTAGTCTGATGTAAGGTTCTCTTTTACACTTCCTTACCCGCCGCTTATCCTCCCGAATCGCTAAATCCCGCTTTTAGGCAGGAAGATTCTGTAAGAAACAGGGGCAGCAAAAAAGCACAGCGCCAACCTGGCGCCATGCTTGCAAAATGTAGTGTTATGCTCCGGCTTCCTCGGTCAGAAACTGCACCTTCAGCAGCTTGATCCGCGAAATCCGCTTATTGTCTGTTTCTTCTACAACAAACAGATGATTGTCGAACTCGACCGTCTGCCCCTTCTGCGGGGGATTGACCTCCAGCTTGGAATACAGCCAGCCGCCTATCGTATCGTAGTCATCGGTCTCCATATGAATGCCAAGCTTGTCGTTGATCTCCTCAATCAGCATCAGGCCGTCTACGGAGTACTCATCCTCCCCCAGCTGCTCGATTCCGGGGCGCTCTTCGTCGAACTCATCCTGAATCTCGCCGACGATCTCTTCCATAATGTCCTCCAGCGTTACCATCCCTGAAGTGCCGCCATATTCGTCAATGAGAATGGCAATCTGGGTCTTGGCACGCTGCATCACCTTAAGCAGACTGCTGATCTGAATGGATTCCGGTACGGTCAGGATAGGACGGATCAGCTCGTTATACCTCGGCGCCTGGTCACGGATCATATCCTTGATGTGGATGAAGCCGAGAATATGATCCTTGTCGCCGTCGCAGACAGGATAACGTGTTCTCATGCCGTCAAAGGCAATCTCCAGGTTCTCCTCCGTCGTCAGATGCGTGTTCAGACAGATCATTTCGGTACGCGGAATCATTATCTCCCTGGCCATGGTATCAGCAAATTCAAAGATATTGTCCACCAGGGCCATCTCCGTATTATCAATGAGGCCGCTCTTGTTGCTCTCCTGCATCAGAATGCGGATCTCTTCCTCAGTATGGGCCGTTGCCAGTTCCGAAGCCGGCGTCAGACGGAAGATCCGCAGCAGGCCGCGCGCTAATCCGTTAACTACCCAGATGAAGGGATACATGATACGGTAGAACACATTCATCGGTCCGGCCGTCAGCAGGAGCACTGCCTCCGCCTTATTCACGGCAATCGTCTTCGGAGCAAGCTCACCAAGCACGATGTGAAGAACGGTGATGAACATGAAGGCAATAATCAGGGAGATGACGAACACTGTGGTCTCGCCAAAGCCCAGGCCGGTAATCAGCGGTCCGACAATCGTGGCCACGGCCGGTTCTCCCAGCCAGCCCAGCGCCAGGGAAGCCAGTGTGATTCCCAGCTGGCACGCCGACAGGAAGCCATCCAGATTATGCACGATATAACCTGCCGCCGGTGCTCTCTTGCTGCCTTCCTCGATCAGCGACTCAATGCGCCCGATGCGCACCTTCACCATCGCATACTCAACCGAAACAAAAAAACCGTTAAGCAGCACAAGCAAAATAATAAGTCCTACATGTAATATACCGGGTAAAGGGTCGCTCAAATTATACTCCTATCCGCCGCAGTCTGTGCGGACGGATAGGCCCACCTCCTTCGTTTACACAAAATGTTAGACTGGATCTTACCGCCAGCTATTCCTTTCCGGATCAATTTCCCAAGTTCCTCAGCTCCTGACTGAATCACGAATTATAAATAATACTTTCATTATATAAATATATTAGGTGAAACAGCAACCATGCGTGTCCCCTCGAAAAATACAGCATATGTAAGTACGCAAGCATAAGAAACGGCTGACCGCCTTAAACAAAGGGGGACAGCCGTTTTTGGGCGATTCCATGGATAAACGGCGAAATATGCAGGATATGGGGCGTTTAGCCCTTTCGTCCGCCTACCGGATTTCCGATAACTCCGGGATACTGATACACCAGCGGCTCATCAAAGGTGGCATAGTCGAAGTTCACCATCAAGAGTACAATCCGCTGTCCGGTTGCGCGGTCGCTGATGATGATGTGGTCGCGTCCGGCCGCTTCCAGCACGCCTGTATAGACTTTGGCATTCCAGTCCTTGTTGTTCTCATAGGTGAAGTAGAAGGTGCCTACTTTGCCGAGATTGAGGCGGAAAATGTTCTCGACGTATGACTGTTCGTATGCCGGAGCGGCTGTAGAGACTACCATGCCACCTGGCGTCATCGGGCTGCCGCTGCTCACCTGCGGCGGTACCGCGCTCATTGAGCCCATAGTACCCATGGTGCCCATGCCTGGCATCATGCCCATTTTACCCATATTTCCGATATGTCCCATGTTATTCATGTTATTCATATTATTCATGTTGTTCATGGTGTCAGCAGGGTTGCTCCCCATCATATACGCTGCGGGGCGGTACGGTTGAGTGATCATGATCCAATTTCCCTCCTAATTGTAAGTAAAGGTGTTTCTTCTAATATACTGCCGGACAATCTCCCTGTGTCGGGGTGAAGAAGCAATGCGCCTTGAAGCGGCCGGTGTTCTGCTGATTGTACCAGGTCGCCGGGCAATCCCCGACCGGCCGGAAGAACCACAGCGCATTCGAGGCCGGCCAAGTCCGTTCCCCGTTAATCGCACGTCTGGCCAGCCGGATATCGGCTTCCCGGGCCCGCTGATAGAAGTAGCTCTTCTGCGGCGCCTCGAATCCCCCAGGGCTCTGATACACCATGTCATTCACACTGCGGATGTTGTTGAAATCCAGACAGTTGCCCAGAATCCGGTTCACACCGACATTTCCCACCATGAGCATCCCCAGATCCCCATCCTCTTCAGCCTCTGCCCGCATCAGCCTGGCAAGCACCCTTACATCCTCCGAGTTTGCTTTGATGACGGCCACGCGTTCTCCTCCTTACCTTTTTTTCATTGGCAGTCATGGAACCTAGCCAACTTCGCAAGCCTGCGCCCTGTTTCCTGCACGCTGTATTGTATGTGCATCCGCCCAAGTGGTGACAGTCCCCGCCCAAATTTATCCATGGTGTTATTCGTCAGCAGCACTCCATTAGGGTTCAGGTCTCACGATCGGCCCGTTCCATCTCACCATTGCTGCCAAAGTATAAAGACTGAACTCTTCCGTTCTCTTCCCTCACAAATTCCACTTCTACTAAGTCCTCACTAAAGAAAAAACGGGTGTCGGTCATGGGATACATTGTGAGAGTCATACCGTTATTGAATCGCATATAAAGCCGTTCGTGTTCCACAAATACATCAGCGATTATAACTTGCCCCCCCAATTCATTGTTAAACCGGTACCTCCCAGTATAATGCTTGTACACAGAGGGATCGATTTCAGCGATAATTCTCTCTGCCGAGGGCAGCGGAGGCTCGTAATCCTCACCGCACAGGATATGCTCCATCGCACCAACTACTTGCTGGATATACTGAAGGTCTTTGTCGGTGTTTAACAAAACAATGAGCGTCATGTCTTGATCAATATAACGTTTCATGAGGGTAGCATAGCCTGGCCATCCTCCATTATGGCTTACGACGCGCCCCATTCCCTCTTTTGTCTCAATAATCCATCCCAATCCATACTCGCAGGGTTCATCGCTGTCCAACCGTACTGGTGTAAACAACTCATCACGTAATGAAGCAACCAGGAAATCATCCCTGTACAGAGCCCGGTCTAATTTCAGAAGATCATCCAGAGTACTATTGACTGTGCCGTCCCCCTGAATTCCGTCTAAATACCTTACATAATCCAGTTCCTTCAGAGTATCAGGTAGTACAAAAGCCGCATCGTCAAAGGAATAAACAAAACCATAGGCGTAGCCGGGAATCTCCTCTTCTTCAATGCGCCGGTTGTATACTCTCGTATGGTTCATTTCTAAGGGTATGAAGAGTTGCTCCTTTAAAAAAACAGCAAAGGTCTGTCCGGAAATTAGTTCAATTAATAGAGCCAGGATTACATACCCTGTATTGCAGTACATCCATCTAGTGTTAGACGGGAATAATAACTTAGGCTTATACTGAATCAACATGTTTAACACGTCTTGATTCGTGGCGATGGCAGAACGGTCCCAATGCTTAGCAAACAATTCCATGTAATCCGGCAGCCCGGATGTATGCCCCAGCAAATGCCGTATTGTAATATCCGAATAAGGAAAATCGGGAATCCAGGCCGTCACCAAATCATCAAGTTCAACCTTACCGCTCTGATGCAGGAATACAATCCCTAAGGCTGTTATAGGCTTCGAAAGTGAAGCCAGCTCAAATACAGAGTCCACAGTAAGCTTTCGGCCGTTTCGAAAGTCCGCCAGTCCGATACTCTCCTTCAGCAACACTTCTCCTTGATCTGCGATTAAAAATGCACCGTTAATAGCATTCTGCTCACGAATAGATGTCAAAAAAGCCTCCAAATGCTCGCGCTTATTCATTATCAAGTTCCCCCTACATTGAGAATCATTATTATACGAGTCAACGAATTAATAAGTTTCATTAAACTGCTTGTTCGCTTGTCTGAGCGTTATCAGTTTAATTTGACAGCTATAAAAATACCCCACCTCCATAATGGAGCCGGGGTACATGCAACTTAATCAGGATGCCGATGATCTGGCTACTCCGCCGTAGAATAATGATGAGGGCGCCGCTGGAAGCCGCGGTACCGCGTGCCCTGGTAGGTCAGCAGCCCCCGGTCGCCCTCTGCACTGAGGCCATATTCCTGGCCGTCTACCTTGAACTCCCTCCGCACCCCATCCTCTGCCTCATACGTCAGATAATAGGTCGTGCTGGTCCGGCTGGAGAGATTGTCTTCCTGCGACTGCTGCTGGCGCACCTCGGTCCGCTTGCTTACAATGCGGGCGGGAATGGACTGCAGGGGGGCGTTATTGTTACGGCTCCACTGCAGCAGTCCCTTGCCAGCCGACACAGCAATGATCCCCAGGACCAGCACAAGAAAGACCGGCAGCACCGTTCCGGTAAAATCGAACATCCAGGACGGATCACTTCCCATAGGTCTCTTCCCCCTTTTTCCCAAGTATTGACTTCCCTGCCTCGGCAGGTGTCACTAATGTATATGCCTCTTGACTGCGAGACAGTATACATACTAAAAAGACCATTCAGGTTCCGGTTGTACGGAGGCCTAAATGGTCTTCTCTGCTGCCTGCGGAGCGGTTAGATTACGCATGTACAAGGTCTAACAATTGTTTGGTTTCATTAGCTTCTTCCGGCAGCATACCGTTGTCTGCCCAGCAGGCTCTGCATTGCTCTTCAGTCTGGCACAGGTGGGCGTCTTCGCAGTTATAGCACAATTGCAGCAGGTTTCTGGTCATATAATCCGTTTCAAAAGTTGTCATTTTAATCTCTCCTATTCGGGATGAAAGTTTGTGAAAAAATGAACTTGTTTTCTATGTGTTAAATATATCACAGGATTCAAAGTTTGTCATGTGATTTTTTTCACATTTTTAAAGAAAATTTTAAATAAGATTTTTTCTTATTAAAAAGAGACTGCCTGCATAAACAGACAGCCTCCCTTGGCTATATTACTACATTAACTGCAACTACATGACCCGCCAGCTTTCCCCGCCGCTGGTGGTCTGCAGCAGGATCGACTTGCGCTCCTCTTCCTTGGCAATCAGCAGCCAGCCCACATCCTTGGTGATGAACTGAAGCTTCACAATCTCAGGGTATTCCAGAAGCTTGGACTGCAGCACGCTGCTTGGAGGAAGCGCCGTCCAGCTCTGCCCCTGATTCACCGTCTTATACAGTATGTTGCCTTCGAGCGACCAGCCGACCTGGGAGTTCAGAAAGTCCGGGGTCATATGCCGGTTCACGCCGGATTGGGCCGGCCGTCCGAACTGGACGAACTTCCAGTTCTCTCCCCCGTTGGCGGTAAAATAACCGTTGTAGGTCATGCTGCCTTCCTTATCCTTCTGGCACCCGACCGGCATCCATCCCCCGGTGGCATCCCCCCCGAAGAATTCGGGAACCCCGGTAACCACCCGGTCACAACCGGCAAAGCTGTCATTGACGAGAAACTCGGGTCCGGCTACCCAGCTTGCGCCGCCGTCCCGGGTCATGAAGATCTTGGGCAAGGCTCCGGTCTGCAGAGTTACAAAACCGCGCTCCGCATTATTGAAGATCATACCGGTTGTCACACCGGCAAGCGGAATCGAGGTGTTCGGCAGATTCGGATTATACTGCTCGTTCTGCATGACCTGATTCCAGGTTGCTCCGCCATCCTTGGTTGCGTACAGCGCTTTGTTCTCTTTGGTGCCGCTGCCCCCCCATCGGGTCATCAGCCAGCCGTCCGAGCGTGAGCTGAAATAGATGGAGGCCAGCTGATTGGAATCCGGGAATGCAGAGATCTGCCAGGTATGGCCCCCGTCCCTGGTGCGCAGCACCACAGTTTCGGTGCTCCCGAACGAGCTTCTGATAATCCAGCCGTTGCCGGGATCGGTGAAGAAGATCTCTTTGCCGTACACCGGATTGGTCAGAAACTGCACATTGGTGGCCGGGGATATATTCGCCCAGGTCTTGCCGTTGTCCAGCGTCATATACATGCGCAGCTCGTTCCGGGTAACCCCCCAGGCCAGCCCTGCAGAAGAATTGAGCAGTCTGAAATCGGTAAGCCGGGTCTGAATCTGGTATTTCGGCGCAACCTCGTTCGTTACATTCTTGTTGTCAGGGGTGATGACTGTGATCATCTGCCCTTCCTCCGGTGTCTCAGTCGGCTGCGGAGGAAGCGTAGCTTCCGGCGGAGGGGACGATGAACATGCTGAGAGAACAAACAGCGCCATAAGCAGCATCAACACCGTCCACAATACCTTGGATCCTGTTGCTTTGAATGACAATGCTTTTCTCTCCTCTTCTTCGTTAATTCCTTATTTCTTCGTATTCAGATTGCTTCGCTTATACCCGTATAACGAATAGATGAACAGCCCGATGGCCACCCAGATCACGAAGCCGATCCAGGTCTCCCGTCCCAGGCTGTACATCAGGTAGCCGCAGATTGCGGCACTGAGGAGCGGAATGAGCGGAACCCAAGGAACCTGGAAGCCTCTTCTGAGATCAGTTTTCGTCCGGCGGAGCGTAATGACGCCAAGCGAGACGACCAGGAAGGCAAACAACGTTCCGATGCTGGTCAGGTTCGCCAGCCGGTCCAGCGGGACGAAGCCGGTCAGCACAGCAATAATGCTGCCTACCATCCAGGTGCTGCGCACCGGGGTATGCGTCTTGGGGCTGACCTTGGACAAGCTCTGCGGCAGAAGACCGTCACGCGAGATGGCGAACAGCAGCCGGGTCTGACCGAACAGCATGACCAGCAGAACCGTAGTCATCCCTGCGATCGCTCCAACCGAGATTAAACCCGCGATCATATTCTGGTCTACGAACCGCAGCGCGTACGAGACTGGATCACTGACGTTCAGGCTCTGATACGGCACAATTCCCGTCAGCACCAGGGAGACGGCTATATACAGCACGGTACATATGGCAAGCGATGAGATGATCCCGATCGGCAGGTCGCGCTGCGGGCGCTTCACTTCCTCGGCGGCCGTCGAGAGAGCATCGAATCCGATATAAGCAAAGAACACGGTGGCCGCTCCGTTCATGACACCATGAAATCCAAACGGCAGAAAAGGCGTCCAGTTCTCCGGCTTCACATAGAAAATCCCGGTGAAGATAAACAGCAGCACCACGGAAATCTTGATCGCTACCATCACTGTGTTGAAGCGGGCGGTCTCCTTGACTCCCCGTGTCAGCAGGTAGGAGATCAGCAGAATAATGATGACGGCCGGTAAGTTAATAAAGGTTCCCTTCTCCGCATTATACGCTCCAGACAAAGCTGTGGGCAAATGGATGCCGAAGCCTTCCAGCAAGCCCTGGAAATAACCGGACCAGCCGCTGCTGACTGCGGCAGCCGCAACCCCGTATTCCAGCACAAGATCCCAGCCCAGCACCCAGGCCAGCAATTCACCGAAAGCCACATAGCTGTAAGCATAAGCGCTGCCGGATACAGGCAGGGTGGACGCAAATTCAGAATAACACAGTGCGGAGAGCACACAGGCAATGCCGGCAATGATAAAGGACAGAATAAGTCCGGGACCGGCATGCTCCGCAGCCGCCACACCTGTCATAACAAAGATCCCGGTGCCGATAATGGCCCCGACTCCGAGCATGGTCAAATCAAGTGCGCCGAGGGTCTTGCTAAGCTTCTCCGCTCCTGCATTCTGGGGAATGGCCAGCGGTTTTTTGCGGAATAAATCCATACTTCAGTTCGCTCCTGTCAAATGGTTGAGTAGACAACATAAATACCTTTGTTAGCTTGTCCATTTTGGGGTAATGGATTAAATGCGGACAGCTTGAAAACACTATCCCTAGAGATTATGATGGATAAGATTGGACCGCAAGTGGAACGGCTCTGCCTTCCTGATCACCCAAATAAATTACAAATGCTGGAGGAGATTCAACCATGGCCCCATTTAAGCCCAATCGTGTCGTAGTGATCGGCACCGGCGCAGTCGGAACGACAACCGCCTACACACTGCTGCTGCGCAAACGGATGCCCGAGCTTGTACTGATCGATGTCAATCATCAGAAGGCGCTTGGCGAAGCGCTGGATATGAATCATGGCTTGCCCTTTGTGGGAGGCGTCAAGCTGTGGGCAGGTACCTATGAGGATTGCCGCGAAGCCGACATCATTATCGTCACAGCCGGAGCCTCACAGAAGCCCGGTGAGACCCGTATCGACCTGCTCCGCAAGAACATCTCGATCTTCAAAGACATTATCCAGAAAATTACGAAATTCAATCATCATGCCATCCTGCTGATTGCTACCAACCCGGTCGATATTCTGGCCTATGCCACCCTGAAGATCAGCGGCTTCGACCGCAGACGGGTCATCGGGTCCGGGACGGTGCTCGACAGCGCCCGCTTCCGTTATCTGATCGGTAAGCATAAGGAGATCGACCCCCGCAGCATCCATGGACAGATCATCGGGGAGCACGGCGATTCCGAGCTGCCGGTCTGGAGCCTGGCCAATGTCGCAGGCATTGATCTCGGCTTCGATGAAGCCGAGCGCAAGGAGATCTTCGAGGACACGAAGAATGCAGCATACGAGATCATCGATGCCAAAGGTTCTACCTCCTACGCCATCGCCCTGGCCCTGGACCGGATTGTAGCCTCCATCCTGAACAATGAAGGCTCTGTGCTGAATGTATCCACACTCCTGAACAACTATAACGGCGTATCCGATGTATTCCTCGGCGCACCGTGTGTCGTTGACCGCACCGGCGTCCGCGAGGTGCTGGATCTTCCGCTCAGTCCGGAAGAGCAGAGCCTCTTCCAGCAGTCAGCTGACAAGCTCAAGAGCGAGATTGCCAAGCTGGAGCTCTAGGAGCTCTAATTGCCCGGCATGGACAGACCAGCCGCCAATCTATTCAGATTGGCGGCTACCAGTGCTGCTCACGAACATGCTCCCTTCAATCAGCCGCGAAGACGCGTTAACCGATTGAAGCAAAAATCGGCAAATCCCCCACATGGTTCCTGCATTTATCCTGCATTTTTCGTCGTGATTTTGGCCCTTACCCATGTTAGCAATTCATAAGGTGGTTGTCATCATCAAAATGCACACACGGCACAATTTATGTAGAGGTTATGAACAAAAGTTCATAGTTGAAAAGGGGGGCGGACAGACAAAACCTGTTATACGTTGCCGCCGCCCTGGTCCGTGAAGCTAATCTGCAATCTCGACATCGCTTCTTCCTTCTCCCGGCTGGTTATATGTGTGTAGACAGTAGTCGTCTGTATAGATGAGTGGCCCAGCAGCTCCTGAACGGTCCGCAGGTCCGCTCCCTTGCGCAGCAGCATGGTGGCGAAGGAATGCCGCAGCTTATGGCTCGAATAGGCACGCTGCTGGGACGGCGGGACCTCACGCTGGAAGCGGCTGAAGGTATCCGCAGCGATGCCCTGGATTCCGCGGATTGACAGCCTGCGGCCTTTCTGTGAGATGAACATCGCTTCCTCCTTACTGCGCCAAGGCGTCAGCCGGTCGGCCAGCGCCTGGTCCAGATAAGGGGCAATATCCTCCGGGACCGGAACATTCCGCCATTTCCGCCCTTTACCGAAGACCCGCAGGGTGCGTCTGTCTATATTATAATCACTCAGATTCAGGGTATGGACCTCCCCCACCCGCAGTCCCATATAAGACATCAGCAGGAAGACCGCCAGGTTGCGGCTCCGGTATTTGCCGTCCACTGCTGACAGGAAGCGCTGCAGCTCCGCCTCCTCCAGATAGACCGGCTCCCGGTTCTTCTCGGTCCGGGACTTCTTGATTCCGGCGGCCGGATTATGGGCGAGCAGCTCCAGCTCGGTTAATGCCTTGAACAGGCAGCTTACCGAAGCATGCTTGCGGTTACGGGTGGCATCGCTTACCCCGCGTTCGCGGACCGAGGTCAGGTAAGATACCACATGCAGCTTCTTGACACTCGCCAGCTCTTTTCCGTTCAGGCTCGCCAGGAACTCCCGGGCATCCGCGAGGTAAGATTTCCGGGTATACGCAGTATATCCGGCGTCCTTCATCCAGATGACAAAAGCCTCCAGCTCTTCTTCATAATTCTGCTCCAGCTCATTCATCCCTGTATAACCCCCTCTCCCTCAGCCCCTCTTAAGTCCGCCGATCTCCATAGCGCTGCGTGTTGCTCTATGGTTCTGAGAAACTCGCTGAGCGCAGGTGACTGCCACTTCTTGTTGTGATAGACGACCTGGGTCGCCACCCGCTGTGACTGGTCATCCCAGTTCAG
This region of Paenibacillus sp. FSL K6-1096 genomic DNA includes:
- a CDS encoding ATP-binding protein, whose translation is MEHTLNTYNDLLVLCSVVVAFLTCFTALDLTERMLRGRRGSRYILLISAVLGTGLWSMHFLGMRAMHMDVAVSYDLLLLAFSLIIPVAASYMLLVMLNNPRTRSRTYLGLGGLLFSSGILIMHFSGIWSMRMAASYEQGAFSLILAVLFALIIPVVTASYDPKWLENSYNMFSVKKLLLVFTLTGSFAGIHYVAMAGFVFKADESLLYTGQTPLLKDSVLGLILGGAFLFIVSVVLGLLYRDRQRIIQSAAFHEQRYTALFEHSPDMVMCIDPARKKIISANPSLRSLTGYGREELGDYKHILYSDRDENAVREAVLRASRGQSSKLELKIRTKGGEQMVCSVTVFPLQHHADQLVYIVAEDITALMKYQQELIQARDAAESAVTMKSEFLATMSHEIRTPLNGIIGINQLLSDELTDPGLLELLQLQSTSSHALLHVMSDILDISRLEAEGLTLAKEPFQLKVLLQECVDLFVVSTKDKPVSLHLEIEEGLPDHYAGDKARIRQILINLVGNAVKFTPSGSVTVKAESYGIRGSAQALQFTVRDTGIGIAPDKLKLLFQSFTQVDGSHNRKYPGTGLGLAICKKLVDLMQGEIWAEPAEGGGTRFIVRIVLQSLEHSPEVFFGSHRGDDGASSSGATEAG
- the gerQ gene encoding spore coat protein GerQ: MGKMGMMPGMGTMGTMGSMSAVPPQVSSGSPMTPGGMVVSTAAPAYEQSYVENIFRLNLGKVGTFYFTYENNKDWNAKVYTGVLEAAGRDHIIISDRATGQRIVLLMVNFDYATFDEPLVYQYPGVIGNPVGGRKG
- a CDS encoding DUF2500 domain-containing protein, whose product is MGSDPSWMFDFTGTVLPVFLVLVLGIIAVSAGKGLLQWSRNNNAPLQSIPARIVSKRTEVRQQQSQEDNLSSRTSTTYYLTYEAEDGVRREFKVDGQEYGLSAEGDRGLLTYQGTRYRGFQRRPHHYSTAE
- a CDS encoding cell wall hydrolase, which gives rise to MAVIKANSEDVRVLARLMRAEAEEDGDLGMLMVGNVGVNRILGNCLDFNNIRSVNDMVYQSPGGFEAPQKSYFYQRAREADIRLARRAINGERTWPASNALWFFRPVGDCPATWYNQQNTGRFKAHCFFTPTQGDCPAVY
- a CDS encoding serine hydrolase, which encodes MNKREHLEAFLTSIREQNAINGAFLIADQGEVLLKESIGLADFRNGRKLTVDSVFELASLSKPITALGIVFLHQSGKVELDDLVTAWIPDFPYSDITIRHLLGHTSGLPDYMELFAKHWDRSAIATNQDVLNMLIQYKPKLLFPSNTRWMYCNTGYVILALLIELISGQTFAVFLKEQLFIPLEMNHTRVYNRRIEEEEIPGYAYGFVYSFDDAAFVLPDTLKELDYVRYLDGIQGDGTVNSTLDDLLKLDRALYRDDFLVASLRDELFTPVRLDSDEPCEYGLGWIIETKEGMGRVVSHNGGWPGYATLMKRYIDQDMTLIVLLNTDKDLQYIQQVVGAMEHILCGEDYEPPLPSAERIIAEIDPSVYKHYTGRYRFNNELGGQVIIADVFVEHERLYMRFNNGMTLTMYPMTDTRFFFSEDLVEVEFVREENGRVQSLYFGSNGEMERADRET
- a CDS encoding DsbA family protein; the protein is MSKTKKNKVTVPQMSKQDKRRAELEQQKQKTRIVIVSTIAIVIIIFVGLYLLASKDTDSDSNAAPISFNYSEMMRLGKEDAPVKIVEFGDYKCPACAQFTGVIKPQIVQQYVEQNKASFYFVNLAFIGPDSRTASLAALSVYHQNQEAFWKYFDAIYANQGAEDKEWATPDYMVSLAKQLELPVDYDVLRKDIDERTYEKELDRDIQLGTDSGVTNTPSLFVNGVKVKEPFNMEEIDARIQEAAGAAATP
- a CDS encoding hemolysin family protein — its product is MSDPLPGILHVGLIILLVLLNGFFVSVEYAMVKVRIGRIESLIEEGSKRAPAAGYIVHNLDGFLSACQLGITLASLALGWLGEPAVATIVGPLITGLGFGETTVFVISLIIAFMFITVLHIVLGELAPKTIAVNKAEAVLLLTAGPMNVFYRIMYPFIWVVNGLARGLLRIFRLTPASELATAHTEEEIRILMQESNKSGLIDNTEMALVDNIFEFADTMAREIMIPRTEMICLNTHLTTEENLEIAFDGMRTRYPVCDGDKDHILGFIHIKDMIRDQAPRYNELIRPILTVPESIQISSLLKVMQRAKTQIAILIDEYGGTSGMVTLEDIMEEIVGEIQDEFDEERPGIEQLGEDEYSVDGLMLIEEINDKLGIHMETDDYDTIGGWLYSKLEVNPPQKGQTVEFDNHLFVVEETDNKRISRIKLLKVQFLTEEAGA